From one Eptesicus fuscus isolate TK198812 chromosome 21, DD_ASM_mEF_20220401, whole genome shotgun sequence genomic stretch:
- the LOC129147575 gene encoding zinc finger protein 501-like: protein MGATLHCLFMQQRNGSGEKLWKEAVDRASFGTRCSFYSSWVPSTSGEVGKVFPAISELLQHQALLNTKEPHTGRGISQEFINEKCHYDWGEGEKAASHNQEFVQHQAVCSGENIHECNKCGKVFRHICNLNRHRSVHAGENPYEDSDCEKAFSQSSNLSQRKRIYTGEKPFVCSDCGKSFREKLTFVKHYRIHTGEKPYECTDCGKSFRQSSALTYHQRGHSRENSYECSDCGKLFHQRSCFTIHLRLHSGQKPYECTDCGKSFSQSCHLTQHQRVHTGEKPFGCSDCGKSFRQKFTLIQHHRVHTGEKPYECTDCGKSFRHGNSLTLHRRHHTGEKPYECSECGKSFRSSSHLLYHKRTHTGEKPYECSDCGKSFSQRSKLMDHHRCHTGENPYECSECGKCFRYKPSLVRHLRVHTGESP, encoded by the exons ATGGGTGCCACCTTGCACTGCCTCTTCATG CAACAAAGGAATGGCAGTGGAGAGAAGCTCTGGAAAGAAGCTGTGGACAGGGCCTCGTTTGGGACCAGGTGCAGCTTCTATTCATCTTGGGTGCCTTCAACCAGTGGGGAGGTTGGGAAAGTCTTCCCAGCCATCTCAgagcttctccagcaccaggccctTCTCAACACTAAGGAGCCACACACAGGCAGAGGCATTTCACAGGAATTTATCAATGAAAAATGTCATTACGATTGGGGTGAAGGTGAAAAAGCTGCCAGCCACAACCAGGAATTTGTACAACATCAGGCTGTCTGTTCTGGAGAAAATATTCATGAGTGTAACAAATGTGGGAAAGTTTTTAGACATATCTGTAACCTCAATCGACATAGAAGCGTTCACGCTGGAGAAAATCCATATGAGGATAGTGATTGTGAGAAGGCCTTCAGTCAAAGCTCTAATCTCAGTCAACGCAAGAGGATTTACACTGGTGAGAAACCTTTTGTatgtagtgactgtgggaagtcctttagGGAAAAGTTAACCTTCGTTAAACACtacagaattcacactggagaaaagccgtatGAGTGTACTGATTGTGGAAAGTCCTTCAGGCAATCCTCAGCTCTCACATATCATCAAAGAGGTCACAGTAGAGAAAATTCTTatgagtgtagtgactgtgggaagcTCTTCCATCAAAGGTCTTGCTTTACTATACACCTTAGACTTCACAGTGGACAAAAGCCCTATGAGTGTACTGATTGTGGAAAGTCCTTCAGTCAAAGCTGTCACCTCACccaacaccagagagttcacacaggcGAAAAACCTTTTGGTtgtagtgattgtgggaagtcTTTTAGGCAAAAGTTTACCCTCAttcaacaccacagagttcatactggagaaaagccGTATGAGTGTACTGATTGTGGAAAGTCCTTCAGGCATGGCAATTCACTTACTCTACACAGGAGACATCACACTGGTGAGAAgccttatgagtgtagtgaatgtggaaaatcttttaggAGCAGTAGTCACCTCCTTTACCACAAGAGaactcacacaggagaaaagccgTATGAGTGcagtgattgtgggaagtccttcagccaAAGATCCAAGCTCATGGACCACCACAGATGTCACACTGGAGAAAacccatatgagtgtagtgaatgtgggaaatgtttTCGCTACAAACCTAGCCTTGTTAGACAtctgagagttcacactggagaaagtcCTTAA
- the LOC114229470 gene encoding zinc finger protein OZF-like, producing the protein MDFEDVAIAFSQEEWGLLDEAQRLLYCDVMLEVFALVSSVGCWHKTDEEEVCPEQSLSVQEESQVRASMTAPASQRTHLCNRCVSEFKDILHLSESQTGDFEQKALFSDACVRDFCFNANPPQQQREANGEKPWKEDMDRALFVTNCTFYLPWVPSNSREVGNVFPAISELLQHQASLTTEEPHSGSEISEVFLVGKSVHQTCNCEIFGSHNQRFVQHQSACSGEVKYQCNRGGRVFKQNFHLIQQRIIHTGEKPYKCADCGKSFGQRSNLISHHRVHTGEKPYECSDCGKSFTRNNNLLNHKRVHTGEKPYECADCGRSFRTNNNLLNHKTVHTGEKPYECSDCGKSFRRNNNLLNHKTVHTGEKPYECTDCGKSFRNNSTLLNHKAVHSGEKPYECTDCGKFFRRRFHLMEHMRIHTGEKSFECSDCGKFFRLKGHLIKHHRVHTGEKPYECSDCGKSFRQRRSLMEHHRTHTGGKPYECDDCGKSFRQRRSLMDHHRTHTGERPHECTKCGKSFSSKPSLVRHLRIHIVESS; encoded by the coding sequence GTTGCTGGCATAAAACGGATGAGGAGGAGGTCTGTCCTGAGCAGAGCTTATCTGTTCAAGAAGAGTCACAGGTCAGGGCTTCTATGACAGCTCCAGCATCTCAGAGGACCCATCTGTGTAATCGGTGTGTCTCAGAGTTCAAAGATATTCTGCACCTGAGTGAGTCACAAACTGGAGACTTTGAGCAGAAAGCCTTGTTCAGTGATGCATGTGTGAGAGACTTCTGTTTCAATGCAAACCCTCCCCAGCAGCAGAGGGAAGCCAATGGAGAGAAGCCCTGGAAAGAAGACATGGACAGGGCCTTGTTTGTGACCAACTGCACCTTCTACTTACCTTGGGTGCCTTCAAACAGTAGGGAGGTTGGGAACGTCTTCCCAGCCATCTCAgagcttctccagcaccaggcttcTCTCACCACTGAGGAGCCACACAGTGGCAGTGAGATTTCAGAGGTATTTCTTGTTGGAAAAAGTGTTCACCAGACTTGTAACTGTGAAATATTTGGCAGCCACAACCAGAGATTTGTTCAGCATCAGAGTGCCTGCTCTGGAGAAGTGAAATACCAGTGTAACAGAGGTGGGAGagtttttaaacaaaactttcaCCTCATTCAGCAAAGAataattcacactggagaaaagccgtatAAGTGTGctgattgtgggaagtcctttgGACAAAGGTCCAACCTCATTtcacaccacagagttcacactggagaaaaaccctatGAGTGTTCtgattgtgggaaatcttttacgaGAAATAATAACCTCCTTAaccacaagagagttcacactggagaaaagccctatGAGTGTGCTGATTGTGGGAGATCTTTTAGGACAAATAATAACCTCCTAAACCACAAGacagttcacactggagaaaaaccctatGAGTGTTCtgattgtgggaaatcttttaggaGAAATAATAACCTCCTTAACCACAAGacagttcacactggagaaaaaccctatgagtgtactgattgtgggaaatcttttaggaACAATAGTACACTCCTTAACCACAAGGCAGTTCactctggagaaaagccatatgagtgtactgattgTGGGAAGTTTTTCAGGAGAAGGTTTCACCTCATGGAACACATGAGAATTCACACTGGTGAAAAATCTTTTGAatgtagtgattgtgggaagttCTTTAGACTCAAGGGGCACCTCAttaaacaccacagagttcacaccgGAGAAAAGCCGTATGAGTGTAGTGATTGTGGAAAGTCCTTTAGACAAAGACGTTCACTAATGGAGCACCACAGAACTCACACTGGAGGGAAGCCATATGAGTGTGATGATTGTGGAAAGTCCTTTAGACAAAGACGTTCGCTCATGGACCACCACAGaactcacactggagaaaggcctcatGAGTGTACTAAATGTGGGAAAAGTTTTAGCAGCAAACCTAGCCTTGTTAGACATCTGAGAATTCACATTGTAGAAAGTTCTTAA